The sequence below is a genomic window from Polaribacter vadi.
GATCTTCAATTTCTTGAATCGGTTTTATTTCCTTTTTTAAATGAACAGGTAAAACTACCTTGCTATTTTTGTATGTTTTAGACGAATATATTAAAGGCCCATTTAAATTTTGGCTTGGCTTTTGTGCAAAAGTATAAAGAGACAATAAAGCAAATAAAGTTACGAATGTATATTTCATATTTTTTAATTGAATCATATTAAATTTATTATTAATTAAATATATAAGATACAAAATTAATACCAAGAGGTGTATATTAGATGTTAACGTTTTCCAAAAAAAACATTAATCTTTTGTTTTCTTTATAGTTGAGGGGTTAAAACCAAAATCTTTTGCTGGTAATGCTATTTTTAATTGATAAATTAAATAGCCAATACTTGCATAATGATGTGTTGTGTGGCTTTGCGCTTGCATTAAAATACTGCCTAAAGTATATATTGCAGTTTCGTTTCCTAAACCTAAATCGTCTGTTACTTCTAATAATTCAGATAAATCGTTATTATTAAGTAAATTTTTAAGTTGATCGATTACTGAATTAAAGTAATCGATCCCCAAACTTGCTTGTAGCTCCACATTTAAATTTCGCTCTCTTGCTGTTAAATCGATTTTTTTTGATGCAAAACCATTTAAAATACAAGAATAAACATCTAAAATATGACGAACATGGCAACCAATACTTGCATAATAAGGTCCTAAAGAAGCATCTGCATACGTTTCATCTGAAATTGAATTTAAAAGTTGTACTCCTTTTTGCAAGTTTTTTTCGATTGCAATAATCATTTAAAAAAAATTAAAATTAAAGATGATAAATATAAATTATTAATTCACTAAAATACTGATTTCCATTATTTTTTAAAAACTAATAACCAATTATCTATCCAAAAAAAAATCACCCTAAAAATATGATATCCCCTAAAAATAATTATTTGGCACGCTCTTTGAAATTGCAATAACAAATGCGGATGTCGAAAAGCAATTAGAGTAGGCAAAAACCCTTAAACCATATATTATGAAAAAAGGTATACTTATTTTATTAGGAATGTTCATGATAGTTTCAACCATAGAAGCTAAAGATGGCGAAATTTTATCAAACAAATTAAATAACGAGACTTCTTATAATGTTTACAATAACGCTGTTAACTTTTTTGAAAGAGGCATTGAATTTTTTGTTTTTACAAATGGTGAATTTGATTTTGATACACGTTTTAATAGCAGAGGAATTAGAATAAACAGAGATTTTAGAGGAAGAATAAGAAACGTAGGCAACGTTTTTATTAGTTATGATATAAGAGGAAATGTAACTAGAATTGGTACTGTTTTAATTAGATATAGCAGAGGAATCCTAACTAATGTTGGCGATTTAAGTGTTCGATATGACCATTGGAATACTCCTATTTTTTATGGAAATGTTAGAAATTTCTATTATGATAATGGCATACGATTTAATGTTAGTTTTGGTGATGTTTATGCTCATAATGATGTTTATTTTTCTAGAAGTGATTTTGGAAGAAACTACGCTCAGTTTAGAGAAGACAACAATTTTTATTACTATAAAGCAAGACCAAATGCGAATATTGGGAAGCGAAGCACTATCTTGAAAAGAAGGAAACCAGTTTCTGTAACTAGAAAAAATTTTGTAAGAAACAATACTAATTCTTACAGAAAGACACCTCCAAATAATAGAGCTACAACTAATAATAGAGCTATTTCTAATAGAAGTTCTTCTAACGTTTATAGAAATACAAATCAAAATAGCACAACAAATAGAAGTTCTTCTTCAACCTCTAGAAACGAAAATACTTCTAGAAGTTCAGATACAAGGAGAAAAGCAACTAAAAATACTGATAGAAAAGTAGATCGTAAAAGAAATATAAATACAAAGAGTAAAATTTCTAAAAATACAACAACAAGAAGAAGAGGAAGTGAATAAGTGCAAAGTTTTTTTAGGTAATGAATTAAGGTGGTATATAAAATACCACCTTTTTTTATGGTTATAAATAAACTATTTAAAAAGATAATAACTATAAATTAAATCATAAGATAGTTTATCAATAATTATAAAAATATAGAAAAGAAGCATTCCACAAATAGTTTCATATAATATTATCTATATAGTAATTCCTTAATACTAGAAAATAGAGTTTGAAGTGAATGATGTTATTCTTTAAAAAAG
It includes:
- a CDS encoding DinB family protein, with product MIIAIEKNLQKGVQLLNSISDETYADASLGPYYASIGCHVRHILDVYSCILNGFASKKIDLTARERNLNVELQASLGIDYFNSVIDQLKNLLNNNDLSELLEVTDDLGLGNETAIYTLGSILMQAQSHTTHHYASIGYLIYQLKIALPAKDFGFNPSTIKKTKD